From the genome of Candidatus Eisenbacteria bacterium, one region includes:
- a CDS encoding 2-dehydropantoate 2-reductase, producing MADPIGIVGGGALGTLLASRFLAVKADVRVAVRSRSRLDDLMRDYPALRAGVGFEVLRGSRLVLLSVKAYDVAEVAGSLAPLDLREAPICSFQNGWGHMEVLEAALPRLPLLAGATSLGAYLDGRGALRAAEDGATLVAPWRPEDLAPAERAAETLRGAGLKADARPDARAVLWRKLVLNSAVNPLTALARCTNGTILLEPTLFGVAKHAAGEAARVGWKLGILEKGFDYEAALHSILHETAGNRSSMLEDLDRGRRTEVEEITGAVVRLAKEAGEPAPTQEALLTLIRAAENRLQN from the coding sequence GTGGCGGATCCGATCGGAATCGTGGGCGGCGGGGCGCTGGGAACGCTACTCGCGTCGCGATTCCTCGCGGTAAAAGCCGACGTGCGGGTCGCGGTCCGATCCCGGTCGCGACTCGATGACTTGATGCGGGATTATCCGGCCCTTCGTGCGGGCGTCGGCTTCGAGGTCCTTCGCGGAAGCCGTCTCGTGCTCCTGAGCGTGAAAGCCTACGACGTGGCCGAGGTCGCCGGATCACTCGCCCCTCTGGATCTGCGCGAGGCCCCGATCTGCTCATTTCAAAACGGGTGGGGCCACATGGAAGTCCTTGAGGCGGCTCTGCCCCGCCTTCCCCTTCTCGCGGGCGCGACATCGTTGGGAGCCTACCTGGATGGGCGCGGCGCGCTCCGCGCCGCCGAGGACGGTGCGACCCTGGTCGCGCCGTGGCGCCCGGAGGATCTCGCGCCGGCCGAGCGCGCGGCGGAGACCCTGCGCGGAGCCGGACTCAAGGCGGATGCCCGCCCCGATGCGCGGGCGGTGCTGTGGCGCAAGCTCGTCTTGAACTCGGCCGTGAACCCGCTCACGGCGCTGGCCCGCTGCACCAACGGGACGATCCTGCTCGAGCCCACCCTTTTCGGGGTCGCGAAGCACGCCGCGGGTGAAGCCGCGCGAGTGGGATGGAAGCTTGGGATCCTAGAGAAGGGCTTCGATTACGAGGCGGCGCTCCACTCAATCCTTCACGAAACGGCCGGGAACCGCTCTTCGATGCTGGAAGATCTCGACCGCGGCCGCCGTACTGAGGTCGAGGAGATCACGGGGGCGGTGGTGCGGCTCGCGAAAGAGGCGGGCGAGCCCGCGCCTACGCAGGAGGCGCTGCTCACGCTGATCCGTGCGGCGGAAAACCGCCTCCAAAATTGA